The DNA sequence taaaataaagaagtgaagaagaagaagaagaagaagaagaagaagaaggagtggAGCAGTGAAGGCCTGcagactgcggacagagcagCACTCAGTCTGTTTTTAGACTGACAGACGTCAGGTGTTGCCATGCCGACATGCCCTTATATGTCAAAGGTCACGAGGAGACATGACAGAGCAGCGGGGGAGGGGGggttgttaaagggacagtccacagtatgaagcaggaggaggagctgaggaggcTGCAGCGCCTCCTGCTGGACTCTTCACATCTGAAACATCTGACGCTGCAGAATCTGTGACGTCTTTAAATCACCTCTCAGAAATCATCTTTTAAAAAACTCTTTCTAATTTTTAAAGTTTGTAACTTGTCTGTTGCTGTGGTCGTCATCCTAAAGCCAGAGCCACTGTGACAGTTTAATATCAGAGTGAAGTCTGATAAATCCTCTGTCAGCATTAACAGTGTCGGCCCGTGGCGTGGCCAGTATGAGTGAATGCTAAGAGCGCTGTCATCCACACGGGGGCGCcacaaaaaagggaaagaaaaaagaatctaaatgtttattgttgtgttaCTGCTGTTATTCTGAAATATGACAGAAggacacaacaacacaactaCACAGCAACACAACTACACAGCAACGACTGCTGAATAACAgagagcccccccccccccatcctcAGCTcgttacactttacctgctctctgggaGAGATGGGCGGAGTTATCCGACATCACATGAGCCCGAAACACGCTACAGCATTATCCTGTCTAAACCACTTAACTACCACGACACCACTGAAAGGATCAGCAGGAGAGCCTGTTGAGTtcgctgttagcagctagcagttagctgtaagcagttagcagctatcAGTTAGCAACTAGTTGTTAGCTTTTAACTGTTAGCGGTTAGCTGTTAGTGGTTAGCTTTTAGCTATTAGCAGTTAGCTTTTAGCGGTAAGCAGTTAGCAGCTGgctgttagccgttagtggTTAGCTGTTggcagctaacagttagctgttCACTTGTAGCTGTTAGTAGTTCGCTTTTAGCTACgagcagttagctgttagctgatAGTGGTTAGCAGTTatttgttagcagttagcagctagttgttatatgttagcagttagctgttagTGGTTAGCttttagctgttagcagttagcttagaGCTGGTAGTTGTTATTggttagcagttagctgttagcagctagctgtCTGCAGTTAGCAACTTGCTGTTAGCAGTCAATCTaagcagttagcagttagcagctaattaTCATTACCTCTTAACAGCTGGTGAACACAACCAACAGCTGACAGAGGTTCCATTGATTTACATTGGGAAGCATTCAGGCTCTggtcagtaaaaatgagtactgggtgaaggtaaattataatgttctcatgatgtgttcagtgtaatctCGTAAATTGTAGCATTTGGTGGTAAACGTGaataaatcagctgtttgaaggagaaatgtgtcagtgttttcacaggaatATAAAACGGATATTAGAGATTATTTTTCCAAAGATATTTTTCATGTGAATGAAGGTtatgttaaaggttgtttcataaatgtgtattagAGGTGACATCATCCATGACATCACTACAGGTGTCACTTGTTCCATCATCCAAaccaaaactttatttacatcaACAACACTGTTGAACGTTATCGTGATTATAGTTTGTAAAATATTAAAGACGGAATCAGTCTGCTGTTTGAAGCTCCGCCCCTCCGTCAGCACTCAAACCATCAAACAACCTATCAGAGCGTCAGTTTAATAAAAGCCTCGCTGCACTGCAACTTACATCAACAACAGTGGGACATGTGATTATTTTAATGACGCACACACAACATAAAGGTTAATAACCATGAAGACGATATGATGAGAGGAAATATCAAAGTGCCGTTCTGTTTATCGTCTGAGTCACAGCAGGACAACAGTATATGGACCTTAGTGTCCACATACTGTTGTCTTCATTGTGTTTCTCTGTTGACATGAAATCCATCTCATTCAGTTTGTATTGACTAACAGCTGTTACACAGAGCGAGGGGACGTTTTGATGTAGTGACATCATGCACCTGCAGTGATGCGTTTCCTGTTTCCTGGTTCATGTGTAGGTGTCTCCATATCTGCGGTGTCCGTCACTGATGAGCTGAGTTTTCTCGCTGGCGTTCGTTGGCTGCTGAACAATCGGAGTTTCAACGtctgcagagaaacaaacaggaaacaaacgTCACACTTAAAAATACAGGagtgtgtgttgttgatgttcaGCTGTTAAGTCATCAGGTTTTAATTTAACTCTGAGTCAGTGTTCAGATATGAAACCAGATTAAGGAGAAATTAATGGAAACGTTCACAGACTGCACTATATTAAGGGTTTttaagagtaaaaaaaacacctttaatTCTACAAAAATTGatgaatcatttatttaatttttatgttaTAGGAACAAGTGTATAAGATGAACCACAGCGGTTATTGCCCAGGTGAGTTCACAGGTACCTTTTCTCCCTGAAAGCATAAATTAAGAGGTTTCTTTCATGGATTAATTAACGGGGATGGTTTTTAATGGTTTATCTGCATGTATTaactaacaaacaaacttttatGTTAATCTAACAATGAAAGGCTCTAAGGTATAAATTAAGGGACGTCTTTCATGcttaaaataatttgaaatcCCTTAAACAGCAGATGACTGCAGATAATTACTTTAAaaggaaatttcggtttatttcaacctgtctcctatcgttctaaatttgtttcaagtgactagtgacatagaaataatagttagcatgttagcgttagcctagatacagccggggcgcatagtagcgtcagacctgttaaaacgtaagtgaacaggcaaccttcaagtgcaaagttagtccactaaacaagctttttttccacaaagaccgcctcatatcgttaggataaatgtcagagaacatatagaaaaccacatgtaaacatgttgtcttaccttaccggtgtgctgccatgtttgtttaccatctagctctgctttccaaagcgcggccgaaatatatctggcgagaacaagcagtgatctcatagcgtgcctgaacaagcagcaacagctggaaggcagaaccggacagtagcctgaaaagtttattcattcattttatgaaagatttatagaataatggctgactttttgccagacttccaCTTtatggaggaggaatttgattttgcagagtttgatggccgcccttatttatttgagccagaatacactgacgaagagcttcgtgaaattgaagaacggaggaggaggagagagagagaggtgcaacaggtagaggacgagagaggaggaatggctgctgcaaggctgcgtagctctggagattggtggtgtacctgtgaatgctgtgccccagtgcccacagaagaggaatgcctctgttgcaaggaatgggaccggttgcagccttattttcaaggtgtggatgtgaccgaggacgagacacctccacctggagtagtatccagctgggctttatctagagctcgccagatatatttcggccgcgctttggaaagcagagctagatggtaaacaaacatggcagcacaccagtaaggtaagacaacacgtttacatgttgttttctatatgttctctgacatttatcctaacgatatgaggcggtctttgtggaaaaaaagcttgttcaGTGGActgactttgcacttgaaggttgcccgttcacttacgttttaacagacagtatattttgattttctggGTAATAAAAGCAGATATCCTTAaatccctctgtattttttttttcatgatatatgtaaacaaaatgaaaaaagaattttGCACCTGCTTTATTAGATGTTCAGATTTATCTTCATAAAATCTATGCAGATTAGCACATATTTAATGACACAATGCATAATTTGCgtaattaaacattaaaattttaaaaacttgtAATAAATTTTTGTCTCATAGCATTGTAAGTAATCAGctggggaagtttcatgatgatgataaaatgtTACCCTATTCACCTGCAGCGTCTCACcttaatgacatcatcactgatCAGTATGTTTTAAGGTCAGCAGGTGACATCAGGTCGATACTGCCTcagaaattaatgaataaatgttcGATAACAAATCACCTGACTGACTTAACTCTCTGAAGCtgtttgtgatgatgatgatgatgaagatgatgctCAGTTTAAAGAGACGTTAAACACTGATGTGTGtgactgtcaaaataaaaccccCAAGTTTCCTGTTGTCTCACCGTTGTCGGGGTCGTTGCGTATCTCCTCCTCCAGGTCGTCGGGGGAGACGTATTCTGGCCCCGCCCCCTCACCTGTGGGCGTCGGCCTCAGTTTCCCACAACAacagttacagcagcagcagagacagcagcagcagtaacagcCCGTCAGGACGCCGCAGACCAGGAACAGACCCTGGGAGAGAAACATATGACACAAACAGACACGGTGATGCGACgctgaaaaaacacacagctttGATGTGTGTCGGTCTACAGGTTGGCAGCTGTCTCACTGAGGTGACATTTTTGACGTGAGACACAAAGACTGAGACCTGATGGACCTACAGAAGCAGGTGGAACAGCAGCTACATGTTTCCTGTTTggtcactcacacatacacagaggcaGTGTAAGCCCCGCCCACCTTGGCCCACCAGGTGGACAGCATGAAGTAGGTGTTGACGTTGTCCTCTCCGAACTGCTGGGCGACGTAGAGCCCCAGAGATCCGTACGAGTCGTAGATGTTCCTCTTGGTGAGGTCGGACAGGACAGCGTGAGCATTGTTCAGCTCCTTGAACTTCTCCGCCGCCTCCGGGTTGTCGGGGTTCTTATCAGGGTGGTAGCGCAGCGCCAGCttcctgacatcacacacacgcTCATGTTAACACTTTATAAATCCATTCTACATCAAACATGTGATCCATCAGTGATCGGCTGATCGATCACCTGGTGCATGTCAGTGGGCGGGGCTGCAGTCGTCTTACCTGTAGGACTTCTTGATGTCGTCATGGCAACAGCCTTTCTCCAGACCCAGGACCTGATACAGAGACTCTCCAGAGGTGGACAAAGTTCGCTGCCTCCCGTCAGACATCCTGAACGCATCACCTGTCGCAGGTGGACACACGTCAGTCAGGAACAAACCATAGTTATGCACATTTAATTCTTCAGATGATTGATCAATAATTCTTTAtcaacactgaacacaggacTGAGCAACACGCTCCAtgaacacagcagcagtttgttaCTATAGCGAATATAAAGGTGCGTCATTAcgtcaaataaatcatcatcatgtcagtcactgtgaGCGCCAGTAAATCCATCTGGTGTCTAAGACACAGATTCATTCTGAGATTTATTGATCAGTTCATTTTGTCttcataataataaacaataataaaatataaatcagtTCTCATATGTTTTACAGCACGTAAGAGTTTCCACAGTGTTGGGCGGTCTCTGTAGGAACTCATAATGATTTAATAATGATTTAAATGTAAGAAAACCATGAGTGCAACACAGagcaacaggtgtgtgtgtgtgtgtgtgtgtgtgtgtaatgtaatAAGCTATTACATATTTAGGATAATTATTCAAATATAATCTGAgccaaaaaaacactgaatgatgtAAAAGTCATGGCACAGTGTGACTGTTTAAAATAAGAACTCTTCTGGTCCTGTTATAGGAACACTTCACCTGCAGAACCTTCACCTGAAAACAGTGAACatgctgattgattgattgattgattgattgattgattgattgattgattgattgattggagTCCACCTTCAAGAGCAGAACTATATCAGAGCTTCGTCATCACAGCTCCTGCAGAATAACCAGTCTTTAACTTtacactctgaagttgtcaaagtCAAGCGCCTGAGCGGTGACTCGCGGTGTCTAAGACCAACAAAGAGAGACGTACTTTAACactggcatgatacgcagcctgTTGCTGTTATAGTCTAACTCGCCCGGCAGTGTCAGCGGGAAACAtagcaggacaaggacgaacATTAAAGCGGTTCCACTGATGTTTGGAACAATTAGTTGACATGCTCAGAATCCATCCATCCGGTTTCCTCCTCGTATCTGAGGCCAGGTCACAGAGCCAGCAGGCCCAACAAAGCTTCCCAGTCATCTCACTCCTCAgtgacactttccagctcctcctggaggaccccgcggcattcccagaccagatgagatgtATCATCACTCCAGTGTGTTTCGGCCTCCTtccagttggacgtgcccacAACACCTCTGACGTGCTCAGAATCATTCAGCATATTAGACCCAGCATCATCTCATCAAAGGTTCTCATTGGTCCACCTCACCGGACactgacccacacacacaacacacgtTTGTCCAGAATCCTGCGTTACACAAACATCAAACCAAATTATAACCCACTGTAATAACACTGTTATAACACCACCTGCGTCGACCTGGACGTTGTCCCATTGGACAGCTGAGGTTTGCAGCAGAATGTCAGTCAGTCTTGTTTCTGACGGCGTGAGAAACAGCGGCGCAGCGTGAGTGAGTCTTTGCTGATTGCATGAGAGTTGTGTTCTCGTTACCTCAGCATGAGACCTTCATATCTATATAGGAAGCAGGTCCTcttctacagagatcaccatgttgcaccgccatgtttctacagtagcccagagcaga is a window from the Epinephelus fuscoguttatus linkage group LG15, E.fuscoguttatus.final_Chr_v1 genome containing:
- the dnajc5b gene encoding dnaJ homolog subfamily C member 5 → MSDGRQRTLSTSGESLYQVLGLEKGCCHDDIKKSYRKLALRYHPDKNPDNPEAAEKFKELNNAHAVLSDLTKRNIYDSYGSLGLYVAQQFGEDNVNTYFMLSTWWAKGLFLVCGVLTGCYCCCCLCCCCNCCCGKLRPTPTGEGAGPEYVSPDDLEEEIRNDPDNDVETPIVQQPTNASEKTQLISDGHRRYGDTYT